The genomic stretch TTTACCCTTTTATCAAGGAGATATAGAGATTAATTTAGCAGCTATGGAACGATTTGCACAAATAACACGTTGGGGAACGTTAATTGTATTTAATCTTGGTTTAATACTTGTTACAAGGAAGGTGTTATCATGATATGGCAAGCACTAGCATCTTTTATTAATCTACTTATTAAAGCATTAGGAACGGTTTTAGGGGCAATTATCGGATTATTACCTTCAAGTCCTTTTCAAACTATTTCAAATTCAGCAGTAACAGAATATTTAGGCATGTTGAATTGGTTTATATCCGTAGATGCCATGATAACTATATTAACTTACTGGACTACTGCAATTATAAGTTACTATGTAATATCAACTGCGATGAGATGGGGAAAAACAATTGAATAGGGGGATAATATGATAAGTTTTTATAGTGGTACTCCAGGAAGTGGAAAAAGTCTTAATATAGCTAGATACATATGGATTAAAGTTCGACATGCTAAACAAAATATAATACTTGTTAATATGACAGTTAATAGAGAGTATCTTATTACATCAAAACTGAAGCAACTTGTTAATAAAATTAGATTGAAATTAAAACTTAAACCTATTAATACTAAGTTAAAAGACTATGGCAAAATCTATTCTATAAGACTCGATCAGCTGAACACAAAATTTCTAGAAGATTATGCTATGAAATTTCACATGGTGGGCATTGAAGGACAATCAAAAATAATAATAGATGAGGCACAACTGATTTGGTCCCCAACGGTGATGAAAAATAAAAAGCAGGTAGACCCTAATTATCGTGAACGCTGGATAGAGTTTATGACACTCCATAGACACTTAGGTTTTGACATGATAATTATAAGTCAATTTGATAGGTTGATAGATGCACAAATACGTTGTCTATTTGAATACAATCATATTCATCGGAAAGTCAATAACTTTTGTATAGGTTATTGGCTAAACCTATTCA from Clostridium aceticum encodes the following:
- a CDS encoding zonular occludens toxin domain-containing protein; amino-acid sequence: MISFYSGTPGSGKSLNIARYIWIKVRHAKQNIILVNMTVNREYLITSKLKQLVNKIRLKLKLKPINTKLKDYGKIYSIRLDQLNTKFLEDYAMKFHMVGIEGQSKIIIDEAQLIWSPTVMKNKKQVDPNYRERWIEFMTLHRHLGFDMIIISQFDRLIDAQIRCLFEYNHIHRKVNNFCIGYWLNLFKIKVFAEVQYWYGVRARIGVNFFAITPWTSKHYRKIYNAHKRFSDLKGKKKVA